A section of the Tenrec ecaudatus isolate mTenEca1 chromosome 10, mTenEca1.hap1, whole genome shotgun sequence genome encodes:
- the FPGS gene encoding folylpolyglutamate synthase, mitochondrial, with protein sequence MSRARGYLQPTLLRAAVSARGATTGVGARQGLRARSAPQEPGMEYQDAVRTLNTLQTNAGYLEQVKRQRGDPQVQLEAMVLYLARSGLQVEDLDKLNIIHVTGTKGKGSTCAFTERILRSYGLKTGFFSSPHLVQVRERIRINGQPISPELFTKHFWHLYHRLEETKDGSCVSMPAYFRFLTLMAFHVFLQEKVDLAVVEVGIGGAYDCTNIIRKPVVCGVSSLGIDHTSLLGDTVEKIAWQKGGIFKHGVPAFTVLQPEGPLEVLRDRAQEVSCPLYVCPPLEALEEGEPPLVLGLEGEHQRSNAALALQLARCWLQQQDSPGIGELKASSSGLLQQLPMAPVFRPTSHMRHGLRDTEWPGRTQVLRRGALTWYLDGAHTTSSVKACVRWFRQALRGQERLSSGPEVRVLLFNATGDRDRVALLKLLQPCQFDYAVFCPNLTEVSPTGNADQQNFTVTLDQVLLRCLEHQQHWSTLAGEQASPGHWRPPSPDPDGPPSLLRPRCPLHTHSTSSLVFSCISHALQWISQGRDPVFQLPGPPRGLLTHPVVGSGASVLREAAAIHVLVTGSLHLVGGVLKLLEPSLSQ encoded by the exons ATGTCGAGGGCGCGGGGCTACCTGCAGCCGACCCTCCTCCGGGCAGCGGTTTCTGCGCGCGGGGCAACCACCGGGGTCGGAGCGCGGCAGGGCTTACGGGCGCGATCCGCGCCGCAAGAGCCGGGCATGGAGTACCAG GATGCTGTGCGAACACTCAACACCCTGCAGACCAATGCTGGGTACCTGGAGCAGGTGAAGCGACAGCGGGGCGACCCGCAGGTGCAGCTGGAAGCAATGGTGCTGTACCTGGCACGGAGTGGGCTGCAG GTGGAGGACTTGGACAAGCTGAACATCATCCACGTCACTGGGaccaaggggaag GGTTCCACATGCGCCTTCACTGAGCGGATCCTTCGAAGCTACGGCCTAAAGACGGGATTCTTTAG CTCTCCCCACCTGGTGCAGGTGCGAGAGCGGATCCGCATCAACGGGCAGCCCATCAGTCCTGAGCTCTTCACCAAGCACTTCTGGCATCTGTACCACCGGCTGGAGGAGACCAAG GACGGCAGCTGTGTCTCCATGCCCGCCTACTTCCGCTTCCTCACGCTCATGGCCTTCCACGTCTTCCTCCAGGAGAAG GTAGACCTGGCGGTGGTGGAAGTGGGCATCGGGGGTGCTTACGACTGCACCAACATCATCAG GAAGCCTGTAGTGTGTGGGGTCTCCTCCCTCGGCATCGAccacaccagccttctgggggacACAGTGGAGAAGATTGCgtggcagaaagggggaatcttCAAG CATGGCGTTCCAGCCTTCACTGTGCTGCAGCCCGAAGGCCCCCTGGAAGTGCTGAGGGACCGAGCCCAGGAGGTCTCG TGCCCTCTCTACGTGTGCCCGCCACTGGAAGCCCTGGAGGAAGGGGAGCCACCACTGGTGCTGGGCCTGGAGGGGGAGCATCAGCGCTCCAATGCTGCCTTGGCCTTGCAGCTGGCCCGCTGCTGGCTGCAGCAGCAGGACTCCCCAG GCATCGGGGAGCTGAAGGCGTCCAGCTCAGGCCTCCTGCAGCAGCTGCCCATGGCCCCCGTGTTCCGGCCCACCTCCCACATGCGGCACG GGCTTCGAGACACAGAGTGGCCGGGTCGGACTCAGGTTCTGCGGCGTGGGGCCCTCACCTGGTACCTGGATGGAGCCCATACCACCAGCAGCGTGAAAGCCTGTGTGCGCTGGTTCCGCCAGGCCCTGCGGGGTCAGGAGAGGCTGAGCAG CGGGCCTGAGGTGCGAGTCCTGCTCTTCAATGCCACTGGGGACCGGGACCGGGTGGCCCTTCTCAAGCTGTTGCAG CCTTGCCAGTTTGACTATGCAGTCTTCTGCCCCAACCTGACAGAGGTGTCGCCCACAGGCAACGCAG ACCAACAGAACTTCACGGTGACGCTGGACCAGGTGCTGCTCCGCTGCCTGGAACACCAGCAGCACTGGAGCACCCTGGCCGGGGAGCAGGCCAGTCCAGGCCACTGGAGGCCTCCCAGCCCGGATCCCGATGGCCCCCCGTCCCTGCTGCGGCCACGCTGCCCACTTCACACCCATAGCACCAGCTCCCTGGTCTTCAGCTGCATCTCGCACGCCTTACAGTGGATCAGCCAAGGCCGGGATCCCGTCTTTCAGCTACCCGGTCCCCCCAGGGGCCTCCTCACCCACCCGGTGGTGGGCAGTGGGGCCAGCGTACTCCGGGAGGCTGCGGCCATCCACGTGCTGGTCACGGGTAGCCTGCACTTGGTGGGTGGCGTCCTGAAGCTGCTGGAGCCCTCCCTGTCCCAGTAG